Proteins from a single region of Luteolibacter arcticus:
- a CDS encoding histidine kinase dimerization/phospho-acceptor domain-containing protein yields the protein MSHPSNPDPVAPPWEKIIPQAVHDMRTPLSSMFTTVAVMRQLQAASTAPPQWERMLEMLERQVQTLSEQLARLQESPASFLKNGETEE from the coding sequence GTGAGCCACCCTTCCAACCCCGATCCTGTTGCCCCCCCGTGGGAGAAGATTATTCCGCAGGCCGTGCATGACATGCGGACGCCATTGTCATCAATGTTCACGACGGTGGCCGTGATGCGCCAGCTTCAGGCGGCATCCACGGCCCCACCCCAATGGGAACGAATGCTTGAGATGTTAGAACGGCAGGTGCAGACGCTTTCGGAACAGCTTGCTCGCCTGCAAGAGTCGCCAGCGAGCTTCCTGAAGAACGGAGAGACCGAAGAGTAA
- a CDS encoding HAMP domain-containing protein: MKKPRSSPSASPTAQYPVAKTATATVNGEDNPQLLKELLLALTAFKRGDFSARLPDDWVGIAGKVADSFNDVIRRNQELAGELARIRDVVGVEGRIGQRAVLGDMQGSWSEAIGSVNSLVENLVQPTSDMARVIGAVAKGDLSQTMSTDIEGRQLKGEFLRTARTVNTMVEQLGGFASEVTRVAREVGTEGKLGGQAKVKGVAGTWKDLTDNVNLMAGNLTAQVRNIATVTTAVANGDLTKKITVDVKGEFLELKDTVNTMVGQLRSFASEVTRVAREVGSEGSLGGQARVEGVSGTWKDLTDSVNFMASNLTTQVRNIAAVTTAVANGDLSKKITVDVKGEILELKNTINTMVDQLSSFASEVTRVAREVGSEGKLGGQANVSGVAGTWKDLTDSVNSMAGNLTAQVRNIAEVTTAVANGDLSKTITVDVKGEILELKDTINTMVGQLRSFASEVTRVAREVGTEGKLGGQAEVGGVAGTWKDLTDNVNMMAGNLTDQVRNIADVTTAIANGDLSRKITVDVKGEILEMKNTINTMVDQLSSFADQVTRVAREVGTEGKLGGQAEVRGVAGTWKDLTDSVNSMAGNLTNQVRNIAEVTTAVANGDLGKKITVDVKGEILELKNTINTMVDQLGSFASEVTRVAREVGTEGKLGGQADVKGVAGTWKDLTDSVNSMAGNLTDQVRNIADVTTAVANGDLSRKVTVAVRGEILQLKDTVNTMVDQLNSFASEVTRVAREVGTEGKLGGQADVKDVAGTWKDLTDSVNSMAGNLTNQVRNIADVTTAVARGDLSKKITVDVKGEILELKNTINTMVDQLGSFAAEVTRVAREVGSEGKLGGQAKVSGVAGTWKDLTDSVNLMGGNLTDQVRNIADVTKAVAAGNLSKKITVDVRGEILELKDTINTMVDQLRSFASEVTRVAREVGSEGSLGGQARVEGVSGTWKDLTDSVNFMASNLTTQVRNIAAVTTAVANGDLSRKITVDVKGEILELKNTVNTMVDQLNSFASEVTRVAREVGTEGKLAGQAEVKGVGGTWKDLTDSVNSMAGNLTNQVRGIAKVVTAVAKGDLNQKLMVEAKGEVAELADTINSMTDTLATFAEQVSGVAREVGIEGRLGGQAHVPGASGTWLDLTDNVNQLAANLTTQLRAIADVATAVTKGDLTQSIQVSAKGEVAFVKDNINEMIRNLRDTTSRNEEQDWLKTNLAKFTRMLQGQKDLLTVGKLILSELAPVVSAQTGIFYIMDSDAPEPELRLLASYAFTERKHISNRYRLGEGLVGQCALERQPILLTNVPDNYIQISSGLGQSAPMNIIVLPILFEGKVKAVVELASFQGFNPTHEGFLVQLAESIGIVLNTIKANTLTEDLLKQSQSLASELQNRQDELEKTNKELGDKAAQLAEQNEEVERKNSEVEQARTALEGKAQQLALTSKYKSEFLANMSHELRTPLNSLLILADQLGSNYEGNLTPKQVEFARTILGSGRDLLRLINDILDLSKIESGNFTISVTEVRLADLMDNVERTFRHVAQEKGLDFDFELSPDLPSRILTDEQRLDQVLKNLVSNALKFTENGNVTVRVKAVEGQRLRGNSVLSGAGRVLAFSVEDTGIGIPPEKQMVIFEAFQQADGSTSRRYGGTGLGLAISRELARLLGGEISVQSEEGMGSTFTLFLPLQAPTMDREFNEAAVIDIEEIGFSDEGIDDDRNNISPLDHVTLIVEDNHDTAGMLLARARAKGFKGVVATRGYAALTMAREFQPEGVTLDVSLPDLDGWKVLSRLKSDLSTRHIPVFIVSADSEPENALKNGAVRFLSKPLDPESVDGVFDRMRQMRDHPTGTVLLVEDDETQRNSLGELLADTPNLVTAGDAEEAFKILEGTSCDCVIVDLMLPGTSGFEVIEHIREDFPQMPIIVYTGKHLSADEETQLNRLTQTIIVKDVRSPERLYDQVALWLHRKVSELPQAGRETIQRLNDPNTLLAGKRVLIVDDDVRNIFAMTSLLERHHMDVMSAEQGEMALKLLKGGSTFDIVLMDIMMPEMDGYEVMKAIRGMYGFQELPIIALTAKAMKGDREKCIDAGASDYISKPVDTDRLLTMLRTWLYR, from the coding sequence ATGAAAAAGCCCCGCTCCTCCCCGTCCGCGAGCCCCACTGCCCAGTATCCCGTCGCCAAAACGGCCACCGCGACCGTAAACGGCGAGGACAACCCTCAACTCCTCAAGGAGCTGCTGTTAGCGCTCACCGCCTTCAAGCGCGGCGACTTCTCGGCCAGGCTTCCGGATGACTGGGTGGGGATTGCCGGCAAGGTCGCCGATTCCTTCAATGACGTCATCCGGCGCAATCAGGAGCTTGCGGGAGAGCTGGCCCGGATCCGTGATGTCGTGGGCGTGGAAGGTCGGATCGGGCAGCGTGCGGTGCTCGGCGACATGCAGGGATCTTGGAGCGAAGCGATCGGCTCCGTGAACAGTTTGGTGGAAAACCTGGTCCAGCCGACCAGCGACATGGCGCGGGTGATCGGCGCGGTGGCAAAGGGCGACCTCTCACAGACGATGTCCACCGACATCGAGGGCCGCCAATTGAAGGGCGAATTCCTGCGCACTGCCCGCACCGTCAATACCATGGTAGAGCAGCTCGGTGGTTTCGCCTCGGAAGTGACCCGCGTGGCCCGCGAAGTGGGCACCGAGGGCAAGCTCGGCGGCCAGGCCAAGGTGAAGGGCGTCGCCGGCACGTGGAAGGATCTCACCGACAACGTGAACCTGATGGCCGGCAACCTCACCGCCCAGGTCCGTAACATCGCCACCGTCACCACCGCGGTGGCGAATGGCGACCTCACCAAGAAGATCACGGTCGATGTCAAAGGCGAGTTCCTCGAGCTGAAGGACACCGTCAATACGATGGTAGGCCAGCTCCGCTCCTTCGCCTCGGAAGTGACCCGCGTGGCCCGCGAGGTGGGCTCGGAAGGATCGCTCGGCGGCCAGGCGCGGGTTGAAGGCGTCTCCGGCACGTGGAAGGACCTCACCGACTCGGTGAACTTCATGGCGTCGAACCTGACCACCCAGGTCCGCAACATTGCCGCGGTCACCACCGCGGTCGCGAATGGCGACCTCTCGAAGAAGATCACCGTCGATGTGAAGGGCGAGATCCTGGAGCTGAAGAACACCATCAACACGATGGTGGACCAGCTCAGCTCCTTCGCCTCGGAAGTGACCCGTGTGGCCCGCGAAGTGGGCTCGGAAGGAAAGCTCGGTGGCCAGGCCAACGTGTCCGGCGTGGCCGGCACGTGGAAGGACCTCACCGATTCGGTGAACTCGATGGCCGGCAACCTGACCGCCCAGGTGCGTAACATCGCCGAGGTGACCACGGCGGTGGCGAATGGCGACCTTTCGAAAACAATCACGGTGGATGTGAAGGGCGAAATCCTCGAGCTGAAGGACACCATCAACACGATGGTCGGCCAGCTCCGGTCCTTCGCTTCGGAAGTGACCCGCGTGGCCCGCGAAGTGGGCACCGAGGGCAAGCTCGGCGGTCAAGCCGAGGTGGGCGGCGTGGCCGGCACGTGGAAAGACCTCACCGACAACGTGAACATGATGGCCGGCAATCTGACCGACCAGGTCCGCAACATCGCCGATGTGACCACCGCCATCGCGAATGGCGACCTTTCCCGGAAGATCACGGTGGACGTCAAAGGTGAGATCCTTGAGATGAAAAACACCATCAATACGATGGTGGACCAGCTCAGTTCCTTCGCCGACCAGGTCACCCGCGTGGCCCGCGAGGTGGGCACCGAAGGCAAGCTCGGCGGCCAGGCCGAAGTGCGCGGCGTGGCCGGCACCTGGAAGGACCTCACCGATTCGGTGAACTCGATGGCGGGCAACCTGACCAATCAGGTCCGCAACATCGCCGAGGTGACCACCGCGGTCGCCAACGGAGACCTCGGCAAGAAGATCACGGTGGATGTGAAGGGCGAAATCCTGGAGCTGAAGAACACCATCAACACCATGGTGGACCAGCTCGGGTCGTTCGCTTCGGAAGTGACCCGCGTGGCCCGCGAAGTGGGCACGGAAGGAAAGCTCGGTGGTCAAGCCGACGTGAAAGGCGTGGCCGGCACCTGGAAGGATCTAACGGATTCGGTGAACTCGATGGCCGGCAACCTTACCGACCAGGTCCGCAACATCGCCGACGTGACCACGGCGGTGGCGAACGGAGACCTTTCGCGGAAAGTCACCGTCGCCGTCCGCGGGGAGATTCTCCAGCTCAAGGACACGGTGAACACGATGGTGGACCAGCTCAACTCGTTCGCTTCGGAAGTGACCCGTGTGGCCCGCGAAGTGGGCACCGAAGGCAAGCTCGGCGGCCAGGCGGACGTGAAGGACGTTGCCGGCACCTGGAAGGACCTCACCGACTCGGTGAACTCGATGGCCGGCAACCTAACCAACCAGGTCCGCAACATCGCCGACGTGACCACCGCGGTCGCGCGCGGCGACCTTTCCAAGAAGATCACGGTGGATGTGAAGGGCGAGATCTTGGAGCTGAAGAACACCATTAACACGATGGTGGACCAGCTCGGATCCTTCGCGGCGGAAGTGACCCGCGTGGCCCGCGAAGTGGGCTCGGAAGGCAAGCTCGGTGGCCAGGCGAAGGTCTCCGGTGTGGCAGGCACCTGGAAGGACCTTACCGACTCGGTGAACCTGATGGGTGGCAACCTTACCGACCAGGTCCGCAACATCGCTGACGTCACCAAGGCGGTGGCGGCCGGCAACCTCTCCAAGAAGATCACCGTGGATGTCCGCGGCGAGATCCTCGAACTGAAAGACACCATCAACACGATGGTGGACCAGCTCCGGTCCTTCGCCTCGGAAGTGACCCGCGTGGCCCGCGAAGTGGGCTCCGAAGGATCGCTCGGTGGCCAGGCACGGGTGGAAGGCGTTTCGGGCACGTGGAAGGACCTCACCGACTCGGTGAACTTCATGGCTTCCAACCTCACCACGCAGGTCCGCAACATTGCCGCGGTCACCACCGCGGTGGCAAATGGCGACCTTTCCCGCAAGATCACCGTCGATGTCAAAGGCGAGATCCTGGAGCTGAAAAACACCGTCAACACGATGGTGGACCAGCTCAACTCCTTCGCCTCGGAAGTGACTCGCGTGGCCCGCGAAGTGGGCACCGAAGGAAAGCTCGCCGGACAAGCCGAAGTGAAAGGCGTCGGTGGCACTTGGAAGGACCTCACCGATTCGGTGAACTCGATGGCCGGTAACCTCACCAACCAGGTGCGCGGCATTGCCAAGGTCGTGACCGCTGTCGCCAAGGGCGACCTGAACCAGAAGCTGATGGTCGAGGCAAAAGGCGAGGTCGCCGAACTCGCCGACACCATCAACAGCATGACCGATACGCTCGCGACCTTCGCCGAGCAGGTCAGCGGGGTGGCCCGCGAGGTGGGCATCGAGGGACGACTTGGCGGCCAGGCCCACGTGCCCGGCGCCTCCGGCACGTGGCTCGACCTCACCGACAACGTCAACCAGCTCGCCGCCAATCTTACCACCCAGCTTCGCGCGATCGCCGACGTGGCCACCGCGGTGACCAAGGGCGACCTGACGCAGAGCATCCAGGTCTCCGCCAAGGGCGAGGTCGCCTTCGTGAAGGACAACATCAACGAGATGATCCGCAACCTGCGCGACACCACCTCGCGCAACGAGGAGCAGGACTGGCTGAAGACGAACCTCGCGAAGTTCACCCGCATGCTGCAGGGCCAAAAGGACCTGCTCACCGTCGGCAAGCTGATCCTTTCCGAGCTCGCCCCGGTGGTCTCCGCGCAGACCGGCATCTTCTACATCATGGACAGCGATGCGCCGGAGCCCGAGCTCCGCTTGCTGGCCAGCTATGCCTTCACCGAGCGCAAGCACATCAGTAACCGCTACCGGCTGGGCGAAGGACTGGTCGGCCAGTGCGCTTTGGAAAGGCAGCCGATCCTGCTCACCAACGTCCCCGACAACTACATCCAGATCAGCTCCGGCCTCGGCCAGTCCGCACCGATGAACATTATCGTCCTGCCGATCCTTTTCGAAGGAAAGGTCAAGGCGGTGGTCGAGCTGGCCTCTTTCCAAGGATTCAATCCCACGCACGAGGGCTTCCTCGTGCAGCTCGCCGAGTCGATCGGCATCGTCTTGAACACGATCAAGGCGAACACGCTCACGGAGGACTTGCTCAAACAATCGCAGTCGCTGGCCAGCGAACTCCAGAATCGCCAGGACGAACTGGAAAAGACCAACAAGGAACTCGGCGACAAGGCAGCCCAGCTCGCCGAACAGAACGAGGAGGTGGAGCGCAAGAACAGCGAGGTCGAGCAAGCGCGCACCGCGCTGGAAGGCAAGGCCCAGCAGCTCGCCCTCACCTCGAAGTACAAGTCGGAGTTCCTCGCGAACATGTCGCACGAGCTGCGCACGCCGCTCAACAGCCTGCTCATTCTCGCCGACCAACTCGGCTCGAACTACGAGGGAAACCTCACGCCCAAGCAGGTCGAGTTCGCCCGCACCATCCTCGGCTCCGGCCGCGACCTGTTGCGCCTCATCAATGACATCCTTGACCTCTCGAAGATCGAGTCCGGCAACTTCACCATCTCGGTCACGGAGGTCCGCCTCGCCGACCTGATGGACAACGTCGAGCGAACCTTCCGCCACGTCGCCCAGGAGAAAGGCCTCGACTTCGACTTCGAGCTCTCCCCCGATTTGCCATCACGGATCCTCACCGACGAGCAACGGCTCGACCAGGTGCTCAAGAACCTCGTTTCGAACGCCCTCAAGTTCACGGAGAATGGTAATGTCACCGTGAGGGTGAAGGCGGTCGAAGGCCAACGCCTGCGCGGCAACTCGGTGCTGAGTGGCGCCGGCAGGGTGCTCGCCTTCAGCGTGGAGGATACCGGCATCGGCATCCCGCCGGAGAAGCAGATGGTCATCTTCGAGGCCTTCCAGCAAGCGGACGGGAGCACCAGCCGGCGCTACGGCGGCACCGGCCTCGGCCTGGCGATCAGCCGCGAACTGGCCCGCCTGCTCGGCGGCGAGATCAGCGTGCAGAGCGAGGAAGGCATGGGCAGCACCTTTACCCTCTTCCTGCCGTTGCAAGCTCCCACCATGGACCGTGAGTTCAACGAAGCCGCGGTGATCGACATCGAGGAAATCGGCTTCTCCGACGAAGGCATCGACGACGACCGGAACAACATTTCCCCTCTCGATCACGTGACACTGATTGTCGAAGACAACCACGACACCGCGGGCATGCTGCTGGCCCGCGCCCGCGCCAAGGGGTTCAAGGGGGTGGTCGCCACCCGCGGTTATGCTGCCCTGACGATGGCCCGCGAGTTCCAACCGGAAGGCGTCACCCTCGATGTCAGCCTGCCGGATCTCGACGGGTGGAAGGTTTTGAGCCGCCTGAAATCGGATCTCTCCACGCGACATATTCCGGTCTTCATCGTCTCCGCCGACTCAGAGCCTGAGAATGCCCTGAAGAACGGAGCGGTCCGGTTCCTCAGCAAGCCTCTCGATCCCGAATCGGTGGATGGCGTCTTCGACCGCATGCGCCAGATGCGTGATCACCCTACTGGCACGGTCCTTCTTGTGGAAGACGACGAGACCCAGCGCAACAGCCTCGGGGAATTGCTTGCCGACACCCCGAACCTCGTCACCGCGGGCGATGCTGAGGAAGCCTTCAAGATTCTTGAAGGCACCTCGTGCGACTGCGTCATCGTGGACCTCATGCTACCCGGAACTTCGGGCTTCGAGGTCATCGAGCACATTCGCGAGGACTTCCCGCAGATGCCGATCATCGTTTACACCGGCAAGCACCTCTCGGCGGACGAGGAGACGCAACTCAACCGCCTGACCCAGACGATCATCGTCAAGGACGTTCGCAGTCCCGAACGGCTATACGATCAGGTCGCCCTGTGGCTGCACCGTAAGGTTTCCGAACTGCCGCAAGCGGGCCGCGAAACGATCCAGCGGCTCAACGATCCCAACACCCTGCTCGCCGGCAAACGCGTGCTGATCGTGGACGACGACGTCCGCAACATCTTCGCGATGACCAGCCTGCTGGAGCGACATCACATGGACGTGATGTCCGCCGAGCAGGGCGAGATGGCGCTGAAACTCCTCAAGGGTGGCTCCACCTTCGACATCGTCCTGATGGACATCATGATGCCCGAGATGGACGGCTACGAGGTGATGAAGGCGATCCGAGGCATGTATGGCTTCCAGGAGCTTCCGATCATCGCCCTGACCGCCAAGGCCATGAAGGGCGACCGCGAGAAATGCATCGACGCCGGAGCCTCCGACTACATTTCCAAGCCCGTCGATACCGACCGCCTGCTCACCATGCTTCGCACTTGGCTTTACCGATGA
- a CDS encoding response regulator: protein MTHFVRNERPMQENSQTASILLVDDRPDKLLALEAILEGLHQKLVKVRSGDEALRQLLLQDFAVILLDVNMPGLDGFETAALIRKRRRSETTPIIFISAINDTDNHVSRGYSLGAVDYILTPVIPEILRAKIAVFVELYLKTEQVKRQAEEHAQLLQEQDARARAEVEKERMAFLAEASNVLAGSLDYEQTFSNLARLIVPRLAEFCLIDRLDDAGHLHQVAVAHRDPHQEAVLRQIRYPESGENSHGALRVFKTGMPFVRNRVDDSVLSDLAPEADRAVLRLLKPAAFAAVPLTARGRVIGSITMVRTDPHHEFDDDDLWLADELAHRSALALDNVELYRRANRAREEAETANRAKDRFLAMLSHELRTPLTPVITHLFNLSADERMPKELHHSLDVIRRNVELEARLIDDLLDLSRVGSGKFHLESTVVDIHELLKNALEICQPDIEAKQLQLSLDLSAEQTHVNADPARLQQVFWNIVKNAVKFTSEGSIHVSTATTDDGSVSITVRDTGVGIEPSLLDRVFHPFEQAERGVQGGLGLGLAITKALVELHSGRITLESSGQGHGTTVTVSLPIAHEAPAAAPERRPAAIEPGKKLRVLLLEDHPDTNEALTMLLELRGYTVTSALNVTTALEIASRQDFDLLLSDLGLPDGSPGEVMQKVAARNGTIGVALSGLGMEKDFEQSRSLGFRHHLVKPVDVGRLEEVLQECGKSAGKPETAAV, encoded by the coding sequence ATGACCCATTTCGTCCGCAACGAGCGCCCCATGCAGGAGAACTCCCAGACCGCGAGCATCCTTCTGGTCGATGACCGGCCGGACAAGCTGCTTGCCTTGGAGGCGATCCTGGAAGGGCTTCACCAGAAGCTGGTGAAGGTGCGTTCCGGCGACGAGGCCCTGCGCCAGCTCCTGCTCCAGGACTTCGCGGTCATCCTGCTGGACGTGAACATGCCGGGCCTGGATGGCTTTGAAACGGCGGCATTGATTCGCAAGCGCAGGCGCTCCGAGACGACGCCCATCATCTTCATCAGCGCCATCAACGACACCGACAACCACGTTTCGCGCGGCTACTCGCTCGGTGCCGTGGACTACATCCTCACCCCGGTCATCCCCGAAATCCTGCGCGCCAAGATCGCAGTTTTCGTAGAGCTCTATCTCAAAACCGAACAGGTGAAGCGCCAGGCGGAGGAGCACGCCCAGCTTCTTCAGGAGCAGGATGCTCGCGCCCGTGCCGAAGTGGAAAAGGAACGCATGGCCTTCCTCGCGGAGGCCAGCAACGTCCTCGCCGGCTCGCTCGACTACGAACAAACGTTCTCCAATCTCGCGCGCCTGATCGTGCCGCGCCTCGCGGAGTTCTGTCTGATCGACCGGCTCGATGACGCTGGCCATCTCCACCAGGTGGCCGTGGCTCACCGCGATCCGCATCAGGAAGCCGTGCTGCGGCAGATCCGCTATCCCGAGTCGGGCGAGAACTCCCATGGTGCCCTTCGCGTGTTCAAAACCGGCATGCCTTTCGTTAGAAACCGTGTCGATGACAGCGTCCTCAGCGATCTGGCACCCGAAGCCGACCGGGCAGTGCTCCGCTTGCTGAAACCCGCCGCCTTCGCCGCAGTACCACTCACCGCACGCGGGCGCGTCATTGGCTCGATCACCATGGTGCGCACCGACCCGCACCACGAGTTCGACGATGACGACCTCTGGCTGGCAGACGAGCTGGCGCATCGCTCCGCGCTAGCGCTCGACAATGTCGAACTCTACCGCCGCGCAAACCGGGCGCGGGAGGAAGCGGAAACTGCGAACCGGGCAAAGGACCGATTTCTTGCGATGCTCAGCCACGAGCTGCGCACGCCGCTGACGCCGGTCATCACCCATCTCTTCAATCTTTCCGCGGACGAGCGGATGCCGAAGGAACTCCATCATTCGCTTGATGTCATCCGCCGCAACGTCGAACTGGAAGCGCGCCTGATCGACGATCTGTTAGACCTCAGCCGCGTGGGCAGCGGCAAGTTCCACTTGGAATCGACCGTGGTGGACATCCACGAGCTGCTGAAAAACGCTTTGGAGATCTGCCAGCCCGACATCGAAGCGAAGCAACTCCAACTTAGCCTCGACCTTTCCGCGGAGCAGACCCATGTGAATGCCGACCCGGCGCGTCTTCAGCAGGTCTTCTGGAACATTGTCAAAAACGCCGTGAAGTTTACGTCCGAGGGCTCCATCCACGTCTCCACCGCCACGACCGACGATGGCTCGGTTAGCATCACCGTCCGCGACACCGGCGTGGGTATCGAACCCTCCTTGCTGGATCGGGTCTTTCATCCCTTCGAGCAGGCGGAGCGTGGCGTGCAGGGCGGCCTCGGCCTCGGCTTGGCCATCACGAAAGCCTTGGTAGAACTACATTCCGGCCGCATCACCTTGGAAAGCAGCGGGCAGGGTCACGGCACGACGGTCACGGTGTCGTTACCGATCGCCCACGAAGCGCCGGCCGCCGCTCCCGAACGCCGCCCCGCCGCGATCGAGCCGGGCAAGAAGCTGCGCGTGCTTTTGTTAGAAGACCATCCCGATACCAACGAAGCCCTGACGATGCTGCTGGAACTCCGGGGCTACACGGTCACTTCGGCGCTCAATGTCACTACGGCCCTCGAGATCGCATCGCGCCAGGACTTCGATCTGCTGCTGAGCGATCTCGGACTCCCCGACGGAAGCCCCGGCGAGGTGATGCAAAAGGTGGCGGCGCGCAATGGCACGATTGGCGTCGCTCTCAGCGGGCTAGGCATGGAGAAGGACTTCGAACAGAGCCGCTCGCTCGGCTTCCGCCATCACCTTGTAAAGCCCGTGGACGTCGGTCGCTTGGAGGAAGTCTTGCAAGAGTGTGGGAAGTCCGCAGGCAAGCCCGAGACCGCCGCGGTCTAA
- a CDS encoding cupin domain-containing protein: MQIEARLFADDGETPNHPTLPLVIMRGSGVVAEDDPAGWFEERFASHDWKAAWRWGVYPYHHFHTTNHEVLGVVIGEARLMLGGAHGEEFIIRPGDVIVIPAGVGHKCLEASDDFLVVGAYPRGEKPDLVKSSGHAADRQRIAAVPLPAEDPLQGADGPLFDHWKA, encoded by the coding sequence ATGCAAATCGAAGCACGTCTCTTCGCCGATGATGGCGAAACCCCGAATCATCCCACCCTTCCCCTCGTCATCATGCGCGGCTCCGGCGTCGTCGCGGAAGACGACCCGGCGGGCTGGTTTGAGGAACGCTTTGCCTCCCATGATTGGAAGGCCGCCTGGCGCTGGGGCGTTTATCCCTACCACCACTTTCACACCACCAATCACGAGGTGCTTGGCGTGGTCATCGGCGAGGCGAGGCTCATGCTCGGCGGAGCCCACGGCGAGGAGTTCATCATTCGTCCCGGCGATGTTATCGTCATCCCTGCGGGTGTCGGTCACAAGTGCCTAGAAGCTTCGGACGACTTCCTCGTTGTCGGTGCGTATCCCCGCGGTGAGAAGCCGGACTTGGTGAAGTCGTCCGGACATGCTGCCGATCGCCAGCGGATCGCCGCCGTGCCCTTGCCGGCAGAAGATCCGCTCCAGGGAGCGGACGGCCCCTTGTTCGATCACTGGAAAGCCTAG
- a CDS encoding WYL domain-containing protein, with amino-acid sequence MIARIYPAGRKAMDIPQYSTQPDAEEIRRAIREHRLVEFYYIGELLTVEPYIHGMGKRYQAPVLLAWDPSQGWKEYSCMRIRRLRVLDQHYARSREDYDPKDPRIKKVDVAAEVIGKRVTATR; translated from the coding sequence ATGATTGCCCGGATCTATCCCGCCGGGCGCAAGGCCATGGACATTCCCCAATATTCCACCCAGCCCGACGCGGAAGAGATCCGTCGGGCGATCCGCGAGCACCGGCTTGTGGAGTTTTACTACATCGGAGAACTTCTCACCGTGGAGCCCTACATCCATGGAATGGGCAAGCGCTATCAGGCACCGGTTCTGTTGGCGTGGGATCCCAGCCAAGGATGGAAGGAGTATAGCTGCATGAGAATCCGTCGCCTACGGGTGCTCGACCAGCACTATGCGAGATCGCGCGAGGACTACGATCCCAAGGACCCGCGGATCAAGAAGGTGGACGTGGCCGCCGAAGTCATCGGGAAGCGGGTAACCGCGACGAGATGA
- a CDS encoding DUF1328 domain-containing protein, producing the protein MLHWSLVFLVVAIIAAVLGFGSLAGMAATIAKVCFVLFLIIWLVTMLTSRKA; encoded by the coding sequence ATGCTTCACTGGTCACTAGTATTCCTCGTCGTCGCCATCATCGCCGCCGTGTTGGGCTTCGGTTCTCTCGCCGGTATGGCCGCGACGATTGCCAAGGTGTGTTTCGTCCTGTTCCTGATCATTTGGCTGGTCACGATGTTGACCTCGCGCAAGGCCTAG
- a CDS encoding DUF6799 domain-containing protein, whose amino-acid sequence MKSIHCILAAGLFTFAAITPLAAEHKDGILMKDGKLMTHKDGENTELLEDVTLKDGTKVTRTGDVTSADGTAWKLQEGDMIADDGTFLTHVITDGVFKKDGKIMTVKAGEKAELAAETALSDGTKVMTDGSVVSKDGKKWSLKDNDAILSDGRVLLEGSVIVKDSKPLLVKECMGETIKKEISLDGTKIRPDLAVTKKDGGGETALKNGDIVKTDGTILRAGGGTE is encoded by the coding sequence ATGAAATCGATCCATTGCATTCTCGCCGCGGGACTCTTTACCTTCGCGGCGATCACTCCGCTCGCCGCCGAACACAAGGACGGCATCCTCATGAAGGACGGCAAGCTGATGACCCACAAGGACGGCGAGAACACCGAACTGCTGGAAGACGTCACCCTCAAGGACGGCACCAAGGTCACCCGCACCGGCGACGTCACCTCCGCCGACGGAACCGCTTGGAAGCTGCAGGAAGGCGACATGATCGCCGATGACGGCACCTTCCTCACTCACGTCATCACCGATGGAGTATTCAAGAAGGACGGCAAGATTATGACCGTCAAAGCGGGTGAGAAAGCCGAACTCGCCGCCGAGACCGCCTTGAGCGACGGCACCAAGGTGATGACCGACGGCAGCGTCGTTTCCAAGGACGGCAAGAAATGGAGTCTCAAGGACAACGACGCCATCCTCAGCGACGGCCGCGTGCTGCTTGAGGGCTCGGTGATCGTGAAGGACAGCAAGCCCCTTCTGGTCAAGGAGTGCATGGGCGAGACGATCAAGAAGGAGATCTCGCTTGATGGCACCAAGATCCGCCCGGATCTCGCCGTGACCAAGAAAGACGGCGGCGGTGAAACCGCGCTCAAGAACGGCGACATCGTCAAGACGGACGGCACCATCCTGCGCGCCGGCGGCGGTACCGAATAA